From Arachis stenosperma cultivar V10309 chromosome 2, arast.V10309.gnm1.PFL2, whole genome shotgun sequence, one genomic window encodes:
- the LOC130962582 gene encoding uncharacterized protein LOC130962582: MEGVANLRVYYNGKVITNTYKGVTFICECPLSFVIPCTMGFVELQNDLCNNIQSHILKRVSNLLYRSPVQVFGGLIQFQIMPITDDASMQQMLYIYQQTRSHVPMIELYVEFEQQSGMSMVGDDINVDELKDIDWEEDNNDSEDEFEANYEVDDENDDGDLVGNPTVQDEANAIVSQHPFGAPSFMRTLDLEAMHAPEFSEYANTGEGNIAAEDGEFSVEMKFGSRESVISAIKSYTISRGVDYTVYESEPQTFYAKCKGYGAGCDCLIRASLIRKKLVGRSGDTMASTRALWARFHQIMPSWTQTQLQMPSGRWSKQTPR; encoded by the exons ATGGAAGGTGTTGCAAACTTGCGAGTATATTATAACGGTAAGGTTATAACAAACACATATAAAGGAGTGACTTTTATTTGTGAATGTCCGTTATCATTTGTCATTCCATGTACCATGGGTTTTGTTGAGTTGCAAAATGATCTTTGTAATAACATTCAAAGCCACATTTTGAAAAGGGTGAGCAATCTTTTATACAGAAGTCCTGTGCAAGTATTTGGTGGGTTAATACAGTTTCAAATAATGCCCATCACTGACGATGCCAGTATGCAACAGATGTTGTATATTTATCAACAAACCCGATCTCACGTGCCGATGATAGAGCTGTACGTTGAGTTTGAACAGCAGTCAGGGATGAGTATGGTCGGCGACGATATCAATGTTGATGAGCTCAAAGATATAGATTGGGAAGAAGATAATAATGACAGTGAAGACGAATTCGAAGCTAACTATGAAGTCGATGACGAAAACGATGACGGAGACTTGGTAGGTAATCCGACGGTGCAAGATGAAGCAAATGCGATTGTAAGCCAGCACCCGTTTGGTGCTCCGTCCTTTATGCGGACTCTAGATCTCGAAGCCATGCATGCTCCAGAATTTTCTGAGTATGCGAATACAG GTGAAGGCAACATTGCGGCGGAAGATGGCGAGTTTAGTGTCGAAATGAAATTTGGTTCGAGAGAGTCAGTGATATCTGCAATCAAAAGCTACACCATCTCTAGAGGAGTTGATTACACTGTGTATGAGTCTGAGCCGCAGACATTCTATGCGAAATGCAAGGGGTATGGTGCAGGGTGCGACTGCCTTATCCGAGCTAGCTTGATTCGAAAAAAGCTTGTTGGGAGATCAGGAGATACAATGGCAAGCACACGTGCACTATGGGCACGATTTCACCAGATCATGCCAAGTTGGACTCAGACACAATTGCAGATGCCATCAGGCCGTTGGTCGAAGCAGACCCCTCGATAA
- the LOC130962581 gene encoding uncharacterized protein LOC130962581 has product MAILQEQNEAIAQKRRLAKQKEEARRCRLKKLKKDRKALTVLLGRWHKNKFGDMDKKIQRFKEEIRKIDKLARNGVYDGTVEARRKALVSCYKQWHVKDMDKNTRYFHNLASARQRNNRIDALVINGRLIRNQARIKIANGEFYKYLHHQERSPVVGFRDEHVNQIDEEDSVALERIPTMEEIREAVWDCESSKALGSDGYNMNFIKKFWDEIGAEFMTIILDFF; this is encoded by the exons ATGGCGATTCTACAAGAACAGAATGAAGCGATAGCCCAAAAGAGGAGGTTGGCAAAGCAGAAAGAAGAGGCACGAAGATGCAGACTGAAAAAGCTAAAAAAG GATCGGAAGGCTTTAACGGTGCTTTTGGGAAGATGGCATAAGAACAAATTTGGTGACATGGATAAGAAAATTCAGCGCTTTAAGGAGGAGATCAGGAAGATAGATAAGTTGGCAAGAAATGGAGTTTATGATGGTACAGTGGAGGCTAGAAGGAAGGCTTTAGTAAGCTGCTACAAGCAGTG GCATGTGAAGGATATGGATAAGAACACTAGGTACTTCCATAACTTGGCATCGGCAAGACAAAGGAACAATAGAATTGATGCTCTGGTAATTAACGGAAGGTTAATAAGAAATCAAGCTCGAATCAAGATTGCTAACGGAGAGTTTTATAAATATTTGCATCACCAAGAGAGATCACCGGTTGTGGGTTTTAGGGACGAACATGTTAATcagattgatgaagaagattcGGTAGCTCTAGAGAGAATACCGACAATGGAGGAGATTAGAGAGGCAGTTTGGGATTGCGAATCATCTAAGGCTCTAGGAAGTGATGGGTATAACATGAATTTCATTAAGAAGTTCTGGGATGAGATTGGTGCAGAGTTCATGACAATTATACTGGATTTCTTTTGA
- the LOC130962583 gene encoding uncharacterized protein LOC130962583 encodes MTVKMSRSRVQIKTLPIYRESEEVQGVRVLHRVFWSFYPCIVAFKHCKPLVQVDGTHLYGKYKGALLVAVAQDGKQNIVHIAFAIVEGETTDAWEFFLTNLWRYVVTINGVGIISDRHTSIDAAIARSNSAWSPPRTWHMYCIRHIGSNFLRKFKTPYLHKLVVNTGYYRAEQEYNKNYQRLKERGEAYTQWCDEIGVERWVLAFDGGHRWGHITTNLVECINSVLKGARNLPVTALVRSTFYRLNELFTRKSTEAHERRRNGFTYSEFATKRVEESFRCARNIVVNRFDRRNEMFEVREMQDGTIYTVNLTQRHCDCGHFQVERLPCRHVLACCANQRLDWQVYVHDVYKMSEICKVYRGKFVPMGDPSTWDRYEGAKVIANWTLRHATKGRPKSTRYLNEMDSCDMRGPRRCTTCGREGHSRSRYPQRAGPSSARGH; translated from the exons ATGACAGTGAAGATGTCAAGGTCTCGTGTTCAAATTAAAACGCTCCCCATTTACCGTGAGAGTGAGGAGGTTCAAGGTGTAAGAGTTCTGCACCGCGTTTTTTGGAGCTTCTATCCGTGTATTGTAGCATTCAAACATTGCAAGCCACTGGTGCAGGTTGATGGTACGCATCTGTACGGAAAATATAAAGGAGCACTTCTGGTAGCGGTTGCACAAGATGGGAAACAAAACATTGTGCATATTGCATTTGCGATTGTCGAGGGCGAGACAACAGACGCGTGGGAGTTTTTCCTAACTAATTTGTGGAGATATGTTGTTACTATTAATGGTGTGGGTATTATTTCTGACCGCCATACCTCCATCGACGCTGCAATAGCTCGCAGTAACAGTGCATGGTCACCACCAAGGACGTGGCACATGTATTGCATCAGGCACATCGGGTCCAACTTCTTAAGGAAGTTCAAGACTCCATATTTGCATAAACTTGTGGTGAATACAG GATATTATAGGGCGGAGCAGGAGTACAACAAAAACTACCAACGGCTTAAAGAGCGGGGTGAGGCATATACTCAATGGTGCGATGAGATCGGTGTTGAGAGATGGGTGTTGGCATTCGATGGTGGTCATCGTTGGGGACATATAACGACAAACTTGGTAGAGTGCATAAATTCTGTCTTGAAAGGTGCACGCAACCTTCCTGTAACTGCCCTTGTCCGGTCAACTTTTTATCGACTGAATGAGTTGTTCACTCGAAAGAGTACCGAGGCTCATGAGCGTCGCCGCAACGGATTCACGTATTCAGAATTTGCAACGAAAAGAGTTGAGGAAAGCTTCCGATGTGCAAGAAACATTGTGGTCAACCGGTTCGACAGACGCAACGAGATGTTTGAGGTTCGCGAAATGCAAGATGGTACCATTTACACTGTTAACCTTACGCAACGACACTGCGACTGTGGCCATTTCCAGGTCGAGCGACTTCCATGTCGCCACGTGCTTGCATGTTGCGCCAACCAACGTCTTGATTGGCAAGTGTACGTGCACGATGTGTATAAGATGTCTGAAATTTGCAAGGTGTATAGAGGCAAGTTCGTTCCGATGGGTGACCCCTCCACGTGGGATAGATACGAAGGAGCGAAAGTGATCGCCAACTGGACATTGAGGCATGCGACGAAAGGAAGACCGAAGTCAACCCGCTACTTGAATGAGATGGATTCGTGTGATATGCGTGGTCCTCGTCGGTGCACTACATGTGGACGCGAGGGACATAGCCGCAGTCGATATCCTCAGCGCGCAGGTCCAAGCTCCGCTAGAGGTCATTAG